GAGGGGCACGTCGTCGAGGAAGGAATACGGCCTCGCGTTAAGCACCTGCTCCGAAAGCGGCGAAGGCTCCCGCAAATCCCGCGCCAGTGTTTCGACATTCCCCGCATGTATATCCGTCAATAATCTTTCGAGGCTCTCTATGTCCATAGCCTCGTTGAGGCAGTCGCCGATCGTCTGGCTCACGAGCGGATGCTCCGGTATCTCCCTCTCGCCGACAATATTTTCGAGGCACGCTATCTGGTCCGGGAACACCTGCGCAATCAGGTCCTCGGAATGTATGCGCTGAATCGCGGGCGGCACCTTCTTTCCCGTCCACCTCCTCAAGACAGCAAGCGCGGTGCTCGCGTTCCACCTCCACCTCACCTCGAACATCGGCGCATCGAGAAGCGCCTGCGTCAGCACCTGCCGGACACTGCCCGGATGGAGGTAGTGGTAAACCTCCTCCAGCGGAAAGCTGTGCGTCGCACCAAGGCTCAGTATGATCGAATCCTCGGTCGCCGCCGCCTGGAGCTCGAAGTTAAACTTCCTGCAGAACCTTTTTCTAAGCGAAAGCCCCCACGCCCTGTTCATCCTGCTCCCGAACGGCGAATGTATGACGAGGTTCATCGCCCCGGCCTCGTCGAAAAATCTTTCGAGAACGAGCCTTTTCTGTGTCGGTATCACGCCGAGCGCGGCCTTCACGACGGCCATGTACGTGACGAGCTGATCGGCGGCCTCCTCGCCGAGCCCGGTAGTTTTAACAACGTGCTCTATTGCATCCCTTTTCCACGAGTCTCCCATCATCCCGTCGAGCGCGTCGTCCTTTTCCCTTAGCCAGCTCAGGTCCCCGAGCTTCTCCGATATCCCTTCCCTTAGCCTCGATACCGCGTACGACAGCTCAGGGCTCCTCCCCGGCGCTTCCCCGAACCAGAACGGAATCGTAGGCGGGAGCGCCCCGGCGTCCTCGACCCTCACCTTCCCCCCGACGACCTGTATTATCCGCCACGAATGGTTGCCCAGGAGGAAAATGTCCCCGGCAGTGCTCTCTATGGCGAAGTCCTCGTTCACCGTCCCGAGAAAGGTCCCCGTCGGCTCCAGAATCACGTCGTAGTCGAAGCTGTCGGGTATCGTCCCGCCCGACACTATCGCCGCAATCCGCGCCCCCTTCCGCGGCCTCAGCATCCCGTTCACCATGTCGTAACGTATGTACGCCGCCCGCCGACCCTTCTGCGCCGCAAATCCCTCCGACAGCATCTTCACGACGTCGTCATACTCCGCCCGCGTGAGCTCCCTGTACGGATAGGCCCTCTTAAAGAGCGCGTACAATTCTTCTTCGTCCCACTCTCCGCACGACACCTCCGCCACTATCTGCTGCGCGAGAACGTCGAGCGGCTTCTCCGGCATTATTATGCTGTCGAGCTCCCCGCGCCTCACGGCATCCAGCAGGGCGGCACACTCCGCGAGCTCGTCGAGGCTGAGCGGAAACACCTTTCCTCGCGGCGTCCCTTTCACGGTATGCCCCGAGCGCCCCACCCTCTGGAGGAACGTCGATATCTCCCTCGGCGAGCCTATCTGGCACACGAGATCCACGTGCCCTATGTCTATTCCCAATTCCAGCGACGCGGTAGCTACTATCGCCTTTAACTCCCCCGACTTCAGACGCCTCTCGGCGTCGAGCCTCATCTCCTTCGATATGCTCCCGTGGTGCGCCGCGATGACCTCGGCCCCGAACCTCTCCGTAAGGTTGTGCGTCATCCGCTCCGAGAGCCGCCTCGTATTCACGAATATCAGCGTTGTCTTATGCGACTTTATAAGCGTTTCTAATCTCTGGTAAACCTCCTCCCACACCTCGTTCGACATGACGGCCGTAAGCGGCGATCCCGGGATTTCGACCGAAAGCTCGAGCTCCCTCTTGTGCCCCGAATCTATAATCGTGCAGTCCGGCCGCCCTTCCCCCTCGGCCCCGTTCCCGGTAAGGAAGCTTGCCACTTTTTCTATCGGCTTCTGCGTCGCCGAAAGTCCTATCCTTCTCAGCTTCTCCGGCACGAGGGCCTCAAGCCTCTCGGCCGTAAGCGACAGGTGCGAGCCGCGCTTGCTCCCGACCATCGCATGTATCTCGTCCACTATCAGCGTCCTCACGCCCGAAAGCATCTCCCTCCCGTTCTTTCCCGTAAGGAGCAGGTACAAGGATTCGGGGGTCGTTATCAGTATGTGCGGGGGCTTCTTCGTCATCCTGGTCCGGACGGCGGACGGCGTGTCGCCCGTCCTCACCTGCGCCCTTATCTCGAATTCCGTAAGCCCCATCCCGGCCAGCTCGTCCATTATCCCCTTAAGCGGTCTCTGAAGGTTGTTCTCTATGTCGTTGCTGAGGGCCTTCAGCGGCGAGACGTATACGATCTGCGTCCTGTCGTTGCGCCCGCCTTCGAGCCCCTCCTTCACCAGGCCATCTATAGCTGAAAGGAACGCTGCCAAGGTTTTACCGGAACCGGTAGGCGCGGCGATAAGGACATTACTCCCCTTCTTTATCTCCGGCCACGCCCTCTCCTGAACCTCCGTCGGAGCCCCAAGCTCCCTTCCGAACCACGCCCCCACGGCAGGATGAAATATCTCGAACGCCATCCTATTATTATAAACGGCAGGCCACGCCTGCAGGAAATCGACTTACAAGAACGGCATCACTACCTACCCCCGCACGTCCTTTGCTACTTCCTTCCCCCTTCCAGGGGGAAGGTCAAGGATGGGGGTTACCTCAAGTTCCGTCATTCCCAATGATTTCGAGCGAGCGAGGAATCGGACGCCCTGGGCCGACTTCACGGAAGCTCATCCAGTACTGCTCAATGGTAAATCAAACCAAAACATTCAGGATCTATCCTTTGTCTTTGGCTTTCTCTTTTCCCCTCCCTCCAAAGGGCTCCCCCCTCCCCCATGTGCTAAACTCTTCCCCTATGGACTTCAAAATCACGAGCGACTTCTCCCCCAAGGGCGACCAGCCCGAGGCCATTCGCGAGCTCACCGAGGGCCTCCTCCGGGGCGACAAGCACCAGGTCCTTCTCGGCGTCACGGGCAGCGGCAAAACCTTCACGATCGCAAACGTCATCGCCAACGTAAACCGCCCCACCCTAATCATCGCCCACAACAAGACCCTCGCCGCCCAGCTCTACGGCGAGCTCAAGGACATATTCCCTGATAATGCCGTCAAATACTTCGTCAGCTACTACGACTACTATCAGCCCGAGGCCTACATCCCCTCGACCGACACTTATATAGAAAAAGACGCCCAGATAAACGAGCACATAGACAGGCTCCGCCACGCCTCGACGACCTCACTCTTCGAAAGGCGGGACGTTGTCATCGTTGCCAGCGTCTCCTGCATATACGGCATCGGGGCCCCCGAGCACTACTACGGCCTCCTCATAATGCTCGAAGAGGGCATGGAAATGGACCGCGACAAGCTCCTCGCCCGCCTCTCGGAGGTCCAATATGAAAGAACAGGGCTCGATCTCCACAGAAGCTCCTTCCGCGTAAAGGGCGACGTCGTTGACGTCTTTCCCTCTCACC
This DNA window, taken from Thermodesulfobacteriota bacterium, encodes the following:
- a CDS encoding DEAD/DEAH box helicase; the encoded protein is MAFEIFHPAVGAWFGRELGAPTEVQERAWPEIKKGSNVLIAAPTGSGKTLAAFLSAIDGLVKEGLEGGRNDRTQIVYVSPLKALSNDIENNLQRPLKGIMDELAGMGLTEFEIRAQVRTGDTPSAVRTRMTKKPPHILITTPESLYLLLTGKNGREMLSGVRTLIVDEIHAMVGSKRGSHLSLTAERLEALVPEKLRRIGLSATQKPIEKVASFLTGNGAEGEGRPDCTIIDSGHKRELELSVEIPGSPLTAVMSNEVWEEVYQRLETLIKSHKTTLIFVNTRRLSERMTHNLTERFGAEVIAAHHGSISKEMRLDAERRLKSGELKAIVATASLELGIDIGHVDLVCQIGSPREISTFLQRVGRSGHTVKGTPRGKVFPLSLDELAECAALLDAVRRGELDSIIMPEKPLDVLAQQIVAEVSCGEWDEEELYALFKRAYPYRELTRAEYDDVVKMLSEGFAAQKGRRAAYIRYDMVNGMLRPRKGARIAAIVSGGTIPDSFDYDVILEPTGTFLGTVNEDFAIESTAGDIFLLGNHSWRIIQVVGGKVRVEDAGALPPTIPFWFGEAPGRSPELSYAVSRLREGISEKLGDLSWLREKDDALDGMMGDSWKRDAIEHVVKTTGLGEEAADQLVTYMAVVKAALGVIPTQKRLVLERFFDEAGAMNLVIHSPFGSRMNRAWGLSLRKRFCRKFNFELQAAATEDSIILSLGATHSFPLEEVYHYLHPGSVRQVLTQALLDAPMFEVRWRWNASTALAVLRRWTGKKVPPAIQRIHSEDLIAQVFPDQIACLENIVGEREIPEHPLVSQTIGDCLNEAMDIESLERLLTDIHAGNVETLARDLREPSPLSEQVLNARPYSFLDDVPLEERRTHAVQNRRWLDPKEAAELGQLDAGAVRGVKEEAWPEAENAEELHDALVLTGFITENEGETGDAAGGWKEYFGELTKQERAAELRVGEKVFWVAAERLHHMKAVHPDGVLVPEIDIPERLRGAEVTRDQALVEITRGRLEALGPVTAGVLAGTLGVTEAGVERALAILEGEGFVFRGHFTPGEEGLEWCERRLLARIHKYTMTKLRREIEPVTAADFMRYLFSRHGVDGEDRPEGVEALRGILGMLEGFETPAAAWEGDILSARMKGYDHGWLDTLCLSGSAVWGRFKAPSGNGGKRQGPIKTTPVTIVRRTNLGVWRKLAQGSDGEGLSRRAASVLEFLGTRGASFFDEIVDGVKGLRTDVEAAIAELVAHGMVTSDSYTGLRALLVSSKYRTSAGRRKRISFNMEGAGRWSLIRTGEDGERTAADLRALAMVLLERYGVLFRRLAERESFSPPWRDLVKALRLMELRGEVRGGRFVDGVWGEQFALPEAVAGLRETRRRAKSGTLVSISAADPLNLTGIITPGKRVSSLYKNRVLYRDGVPVAVKEGEEIRIISESDAGDEEWNLKSALVRRSFSPKLRAYLGKGVA